GATAAACCGGGTGCACCTCGCCTTTCTTTAATCCCTTTACCTTTGCGACGTAGTCACCTAAAGGATTGCCTTGAATTTCGTCCCCATTATCAAACAGCATTGAGTTTTTCACTTCGTTCCGTGCCTGTTTGATCAAGGTAGCGGTTTTCACCAAACCCACTTTGTCATCCTGCTTTGTCTGATAATAATCATAATTAGCTAAAAAAACATGAATATCGGTCGTACCAAGTAAACGAAGCTGGACAGCACTGTCTGGCTTTTTTGCAAATGCACGGAAATGTGAAAACTGTCCAATGATCACTAGCAATGAAACTAGAAAGATGGTAAGTGTCTTAATCAATCCATAAACCTCCTTTTGAAAAAATTTCATACAAACGAGCATAGTTTTGGCAGCTATGGATTGGAATATGCCGATACGTATAAAAAATCCACCTATCAAATTCTATTCCATTCGAGTAAACAGTGAATTATAATAAAAGGATACTTACTTATAAAATAAGGTAAGAATACACCTTACATTTTCAGGAGGTGATGAGTCTTGGGAAATCTAACTAGATTACCAGGGACTCCAGCAACTCATGCAAAGCCAAGTATTGGAAAGGCGATACTTTGCATGGGGCGGACACTAACTTAACAAATCGCCCAGGTAAGCTTTTTAATATGCGGCTTTGCACCTTATTTCTCTAAATAAAATAAGGGGCTGGCAATGTATGAAATATGTAAACGCAAGCAACATCTTACCTGAAAAGCTGATTGCAGAAATTCAAAAATACGTTCAAGGGGAAACCCTTTATATTCCGAAGCCGGAAAAAACCTACCGGACATGGGGCAGTTGTTCCGGAGCAAGGAAATCCATCGATGAACGAAATTCCGCTATCAAGCATGCTTTTACGAACGGAAAAAGCATTCCTGATTTAGCGGATGAGCATTTCTTATCCATCGAAACGATCAAGAAAATAGTTTACTCAAATAAAAAACACTGATGGCTTGTGCTGTCAGTGTTTTCTTATGTATAGTTTGTTTCTAATTCATTTTCTACATTTTATTAGTAAGATACTTCTTATAAAATAAAGTTGAATGAGGTGACGAACAATGGATGAAAAATTCATTAAGAATGACCAATATAATTTTATCAAACGGCAAGTGGCCTTGATTAAGGATAGTTACAGGAAGAATTCCGACCCAAATGTGATTAAGGCAGTAAGAGAACTGTCGAATGCTCAAATTCTTGAGCTTTTCCCGCAGGCAAC
The window above is part of the Bacillus sp. SORGH_AS_0510 genome. Proteins encoded here:
- a CDS encoding CD3324 family protein — translated: MKYVNASNILPEKLIAEIQKYVQGETLYIPKPEKTYRTWGSCSGARKSIDERNSAIKHAFTNGKSIPDLADEHFLSIETIKKIVYSNKKH